From Hippea alviniae EP5-r, one genomic window encodes:
- a CDS encoding CTP synthase codes for MAKKYIFITGGVVSSLGKGITSASLGLLLMSYGLKISLVKIDPYINVDPGTMNPYQHGEVYVLDDGAETDLDLGHYERFTGLTLSRKNNFTTGQVYYTVITKERKGDYLGKTVQVIPHITDEIKKRIKEAGKDKDVLIVEIGGTIGDIEGLPFLEAIRQMRYDVGKDNCLYIHLTLVPYIKVAGELKTKPTQHSVKELQSIGISPDIIVCRSEKRLTNEAKEKIAMFCNVEKEAVINAVDVDTVYEIPLRFKKEKLDELVLKKLGLEPKKEQDLSQWQEMVESIKKPKDSVSIAFVGKYVGLKESYKSLIEAFIHSGASMNIKVNLKWIEAEELEETEPDKLLGDVDGILVPGGFGLRGIEGKIKAIQYARENKIPFLGICLGMQAAAVEFARHVVGLKNAHSEEFDKNAEHKVIHLAKRWEKDGQIIERDENTDKGGTMRLGAYPCIIAPSTLAHKIYNKKKISERHRHRYEFNNDYKELFKKHGLVISGESPDKEFVEIIEIKEHPFFIGVQFHPEFKSRPLNPHPVIKSFVEKSYESKRAKAEN; via the coding sequence ATGGCAAAAAAATACATCTTTATAACGGGTGGCGTTGTTTCATCGCTCGGAAAAGGCATAACAAGTGCATCGTTGGGCTTACTTCTTATGTCTTACGGCTTAAAGATTTCACTTGTCAAAATAGACCCATACATAAATGTTGACCCAGGCACAATGAACCCGTATCAACACGGAGAAGTCTATGTGCTTGATGATGGTGCAGAGACAGACTTAGACTTGGGACATTATGAGAGATTCACAGGTCTAACATTAAGCAGAAAAAACAACTTCACCACCGGACAGGTGTATTACACCGTTATAACAAAAGAGAGAAAAGGCGATTACTTAGGCAAAACCGTTCAGGTTATCCCGCACATAACAGATGAGATAAAAAAGCGCATAAAGGAAGCAGGCAAAGACAAAGATGTTTTAATCGTTGAAATTGGTGGAACAATCGGAGATATTGAAGGTTTGCCTTTTTTGGAAGCAATAAGGCAGATGAGATATGATGTCGGAAAGGATAACTGCCTTTACATTCACCTGACACTTGTCCCATACATAAAGGTTGCTGGCGAGCTCAAAACAAAACCAACTCAACATAGCGTAAAAGAGCTTCAATCCATAGGAATTTCACCAGACATAATCGTATGCAGAAGCGAAAAAAGGCTAACAAACGAAGCAAAAGAAAAGATTGCAATGTTCTGTAATGTGGAGAAGGAAGCCGTAATCAACGCCGTTGATGTTGATACTGTTTATGAGATTCCACTCAGATTTAAAAAAGAGAAGCTCGATGAACTTGTGCTTAAAAAATTGGGTTTAGAACCAAAAAAAGAGCAGGATTTAAGCCAATGGCAGGAGATGGTTGAATCAATAAAGAAACCAAAAGACTCTGTCTCAATAGCATTTGTCGGCAAATATGTAGGATTGAAAGAGTCATACAAAAGTCTCATAGAAGCTTTTATTCACTCTGGAGCATCAATGAACATAAAGGTAAACTTAAAATGGATAGAAGCAGAAGAGTTAGAAGAAACAGAACCCGATAAACTGCTTGGCGATGTTGACGGTATTTTAGTGCCTGGCGGTTTTGGATTAAGAGGTATAGAAGGCAAAATAAAGGCCATTCAGTATGCTCGAGAGAACAAAATACCCTTCTTAGGTATCTGTCTTGGAATGCAAGCAGCCGCTGTCGAGTTTGCAAGACATGTCGTAGGATTAAAAAATGCTCATTCAGAAGAGTTTGATAAAAATGCAGAGCATAAGGTTATACACCTTGCAAAGAGATGGGAAAAAGACGGCCAAATTATAGAAAGAGACGAAAACACAGACAAAGGTGGCACAATGCGTCTTGGAGCATACCCATGCATAATAGCACCATCAACACTTGCACACAAAATTTACAACAAAAAGAAGATATCCGAAAGACACAGACATAGATACGAATTCAATAACGATTACAAAGAGCTTTTCAAAAAACACGGGCTTGTCATAAGCGGCGAAAGTCCGGACAAGGAGTTTGTTGAGATAATAGAGATAAAGGAGCACCCATTCTTTATCGGTGTTCAATTCCATCCAGAGTTTAAATCAAGGCCACTAAACCCGCACCCTGTTATAAAGAGCTTTGTTGAAAAGAGCTATGAATCAAAAAGAGCTAAAGCAGAAAATTGA
- a CDS encoding ferritin-like domain-containing protein, whose amino-acid sequence MGSKGIEIVGMDVNEVINLLNKAYADEWLAYYQYWLGAKLVKGPMKDAVITELTEHANDELRHADMVANRIIQLGGTPILEPKKWYDFTNCGYDAPSNPVVEEILRQNIKGEQCAISVYKSLLEITHMKDPITYNLALQILEDEVEHEEDLQSLMEDFQILTSK is encoded by the coding sequence ATGGGTAGCAAAGGTATTGAAATTGTAGGAATGGATGTTAACGAAGTCATTAATCTTTTAAACAAAGCATATGCTGATGAGTGGCTTGCATATTATCAGTATTGGCTTGGTGCAAAACTGGTTAAAGGACCTATGAAAGATGCTGTTATAACTGAACTAACAGAGCATGCAAACGATGAGTTGCGTCATGCAGATATGGTAGCAAACAGGATTATACAGCTTGGTGGAACACCTATTTTAGAGCCAAAAAAGTGGTATGATTTCACAAACTGCGGTTATGATGCACCTTCAAACCCTGTGGTTGAAGAGATTTTAAGACAGAACATAAAGGGTGAACAGTGTGCAATCAGCGTTTACAAGAGTCTGCTTGAGATAACCCACATGAAAGACCCAATCACTTACAATCTTGCACTCCAGATTCTTGAAGATGAAGTTGAACATGAAGAAGACTTGCAATCCTTAATGGAAGACTTCCAGATTCTAACATCCAAATAA
- the rpsO gene encoding 30S ribosomal protein S15 codes for MLTKEEKQEIIKKFGKNENDTGSAAVQIALLTARIKYLTEHFKTHKKDFHSRRGLLKLVGRRRKLLKYLRNYNFEEYKKVVTELGLKG; via the coding sequence ATGCTTACTAAGGAAGAGAAGCAAGAAATCATCAAAAAGTTTGGGAAGAATGAGAACGATACAGGTTCTGCTGCTGTTCAGATTGCCCTTTTGACAGCAAGAATTAAATATCTGACAGAGCATTTTAAAACCCACAAGAAGGATTTTCACTCAAGAAGGGGACTTCTCAAACTCGTCGGAAGAAGAAGAAAACTTCTTAAGTATTTAAGGAATTACAATTTCGAAGAGTATAAGAAGGTAGTAACAGAACTTGGCTTGAAGGGTTAA
- the pnp gene encoding polyribonucleotide nucleotidyltransferase — protein MVFVQKTINGKPFKIETGWYAKQADGACVVRLGDTMVLATAVSSKEPPKEFLDFLPLTVNYQERFYAAGKIPGGFVKREGKPTNHETLVSRLIDRSIRPLFPKDYKQEIQVIVTTISADGENDPAVLGITAASCALCLSDIPFFGPVAGVRVSKINGRLDVFSSMKELDESKLNLILAGTKEAINMIEAGAVELSEDEMVEAIMFGKEHLNALLEAQEEIISKAAKPKREYVPIDVSENIVNKIEELASDELTEAVNIKEKKKRNSTIEAIFNKVKEKIVDEFEDEEYIEEKTAAAFEDVVKNIVRAKIINTGVRIDGRQLDEIRPITCEVGVLPRAHGSAVFTRGETQALVATTLGSREDAQIIDDVSEEGYERFMLHYNFLPFSTGEVRRLGPPGRREIGHGNLAKRAVEPMLPTEEEFPYAIRVVSDILESNGSSSMATVCGATLSLMDAGVPIKKPVSGVAMGLIKYEGGYAILTDILGDEDHYGDMDFKVAGTKDGITALQMDIKITGVDANLLKEALERARKARLFILDKMLAVLPSPRPSISKYAPQIRSLTINPEKIKDLIGPGGKTIKSIIDKTNVKIDINPDGKINVFGTLESDLDGAVELIREVTASLKEGDVIEGVVTRIEKYGAFVKILPNKEGLLHISQISNDRITNIADVLHIGDKVKVKVMNIDEFGRVALSRKVLLNNTSTSPSNEDKKDS, from the coding sequence ATGGTTTTCGTTCAGAAGACTATAAACGGTAAACCTTTCAAGATAGAGACGGGTTGGTATGCAAAGCAGGCTGACGGTGCCTGTGTTGTAAGACTTGGCGACACGATGGTGCTTGCCACTGCTGTCTCTTCAAAAGAGCCACCAAAGGAGTTTTTGGACTTTTTGCCTTTGACGGTTAATTATCAGGAGAGATTCTATGCTGCGGGTAAGATTCCGGGTGGTTTTGTAAAGAGAGAAGGTAAGCCAACCAATCACGAGACGCTTGTGTCTCGTTTGATAGATAGATCCATAAGGCCTTTATTTCCCAAAGACTATAAACAAGAGATTCAGGTTATCGTTACAACTATAAGTGCAGATGGAGAGAACGACCCAGCTGTTTTGGGTATAACGGCAGCATCGTGTGCTTTATGCTTGAGTGATATACCGTTTTTTGGCCCTGTTGCTGGCGTTAGGGTAAGTAAGATAAACGGTAGACTTGATGTGTTCTCTTCAATGAAAGAGCTGGATGAGTCGAAGCTCAATCTGATACTTGCAGGCACAAAAGAAGCCATAAACATGATAGAAGCGGGTGCTGTAGAGTTAAGCGAAGATGAGATGGTTGAAGCTATAATGTTTGGAAAAGAGCACTTAAATGCCCTGCTTGAAGCTCAAGAAGAGATTATCTCAAAGGCTGCAAAACCAAAGAGAGAATATGTGCCGATAGATGTTTCTGAAAATATAGTGAATAAGATAGAAGAGCTGGCTTCTGATGAGCTTACGGAAGCTGTTAACATAAAGGAGAAAAAGAAGAGAAACTCAACGATAGAAGCGATTTTCAACAAGGTTAAAGAGAAGATAGTTGATGAGTTTGAAGACGAAGAGTATATAGAAGAGAAGACGGCGGCTGCATTTGAAGATGTTGTTAAAAATATAGTAAGAGCCAAGATAATAAATACAGGTGTAAGGATAGATGGCAGACAGCTTGATGAGATAAGACCTATCACCTGTGAAGTGGGTGTTCTGCCGAGAGCCCATGGTTCTGCTGTATTTACGCGGGGTGAGACTCAGGCACTTGTTGCAACCACTCTTGGTTCAAGGGAAGATGCCCAGATTATAGATGATGTCTCAGAAGAGGGATACGAAAGATTTATGCTGCATTACAACTTCTTACCATTCTCAACGGGTGAAGTAAGAAGATTAGGTCCGCCGGGCAGAAGAGAGATAGGGCATGGCAATCTTGCAAAAAGGGCTGTTGAGCCGATGTTGCCAACCGAAGAGGAGTTTCCTTATGCTATAAGAGTGGTCTCTGACATACTTGAGTCAAATGGCTCAAGCTCAATGGCAACGGTTTGCGGTGCAACACTCTCTTTGATGGATGCTGGTGTACCTATAAAGAAACCGGTAAGCGGCGTTGCAATGGGCCTTATAAAGTATGAAGGTGGTTATGCAATTTTGACTGATATACTGGGTGATGAAGACCATTACGGCGATATGGACTTCAAGGTTGCAGGCACGAAAGATGGTATAACAGCTCTTCAGATGGATATAAAGATAACGGGTGTTGATGCAAACCTTCTCAAAGAAGCGCTTGAAAGGGCAAGAAAAGCAAGACTGTTTATACTTGACAAGATGCTTGCCGTTTTGCCTTCACCAAGGCCGTCAATCTCCAAATATGCACCACAGATTAGAAGCTTAACTATAAATCCAGAGAAGATAAAGGATTTGATAGGGCCTGGTGGAAAGACGATTAAATCGATTATAGATAAGACGAATGTTAAAATAGATATCAATCCAGACGGTAAAATAAATGTGTTTGGAACACTTGAGTCAGACCTTGATGGTGCTGTTGAGCTTATTAGGGAAGTTACAGCAAGCCTAAAAGAAGGCGATGTGATAGAAGGCGTTGTAACGCGTATAGAGAAGTATGGAGCATTTGTAAAGATTTTACCCAACAAGGAAGGTTTACTGCACATCTCCCAGATTTCAAACGACAGGATAACCAACATAGCCGATGTTTTGCACATAGGCGATAAGGTAAAAGTCAAGGTTATGAACATCGATGAGTTCGGTAGAGTGGCTTTAAGCAGAAAAGTCCTTCTTAACAACACTTCAACAAGTCCATCCAATGAAGATAAAAAGGATAGCTAA
- a CDS encoding M16 family metallopeptidase has translation MKIKRIAKDTKSVSVGIFVPTGSAFETEEEQGLAHFIEHMLFKGTKNRTYKEIAADIDKIGGVINAFTSAEYTGFYIKVLRDYLEEGFDVLADLIKNSLIDEKELEKEKGVIIEEINMVEDNPDEAVYEAFTKNAIEGSYGKPILGSKEKVSSYTRDDLLNFLGKFYNPDKIIVSAVGGGVEGFDFNLEGDFFFDEYRQDYSFEPTFKFKPGIDVIRRDIFQTNVVMGCELFDVYDERKYAAYILNDSFGGMMSSRLFQSIREDKSLCYSIYSSIRLYKKGGMFVVSAATSNEKAQKLLDAVKSELLKLKKQGLTKQELEDAKTHSLGSYALGLESNYSVMVKQAVDTILYGDYIDEKIIMDKIKSVNMDDINEIIELIDLDRFHITCLGNIDSIDW, from the coding sequence ATGAAGATAAAAAGGATAGCTAAGGATACAAAGAGCGTTTCCGTGGGTATCTTTGTGCCCACAGGAAGCGCCTTTGAAACAGAAGAAGAGCAGGGTTTAGCCCATTTTATTGAACATATGCTCTTTAAGGGCACAAAAAATAGAACATACAAAGAGATAGCCGCAGATATAGACAAGATTGGCGGCGTTATAAATGCCTTCACTTCGGCTGAATATACAGGCTTTTACATAAAGGTTTTGAGAGATTATTTAGAAGAAGGCTTTGATGTGTTGGCTGATCTGATAAAGAATTCACTTATTGATGAGAAGGAGCTTGAAAAAGAGAAGGGTGTAATTATTGAAGAGATAAACATGGTTGAAGACAATCCAGATGAAGCCGTTTACGAAGCGTTTACAAAAAACGCTATTGAAGGCAGTTATGGAAAGCCGATTCTTGGCAGCAAAGAGAAGGTCTCTTCATATACAAGGGACGATTTGCTCAATTTCTTGGGCAAGTTTTACAATCCGGATAAGATTATTGTCTCTGCTGTAGGTGGTGGTGTTGAAGGGTTTGATTTTAACTTAGAAGGTGATTTTTTCTTTGATGAGTATAGACAAGATTATTCATTTGAGCCCACTTTTAAATTTAAGCCGGGTATAGATGTTATTAGACGGGATATATTTCAGACGAATGTGGTTATGGGATGCGAGCTGTTTGATGTGTATGATGAGAGAAAATATGCAGCTTACATATTGAACGATAGCTTTGGCGGGATGATGAGCTCTCGTCTGTTTCAATCTATAAGGGAAGATAAGTCGCTCTGCTATAGTATTTACTCATCCATAAGGCTTTATAAAAAAGGCGGGATGTTTGTTGTCTCTGCTGCAACATCAAACGAAAAGGCTCAAAAGCTTTTAGATGCTGTGAAGAGTGAGCTTTTGAAGTTAAAAAAGCAAGGTTTAACAAAACAAGAGCTTGAAGATGCAAAAACGCATTCGCTCGGCTCTTATGCATTGGGACTTGAATCTAACTATTCTGTAATGGTCAAGCAGGCTGTTGATACGATACTGTATGGCGATTACATTGATGAGAAGATTATTATGGACAAGATTAAGTCTGTTAACATGGACGATATCAATGAGATTATTGAACTTATAGATTTAGATAGGTTTCATATAACATGTCTTGGAAATATTGACTCCATAGATTGGTAA
- a CDS encoding pyridoxal-phosphate-dependent aminotransferase family protein: protein MKRYLMTPGPTPVPEDVALYMAKPIVHHRTDEFKKVFDETKQLIKRLFKTENEIVMFASSGTGAMEAAVSNVLNEGEKAISINAGKFGERWGKLIRAFGGVNLELTYEYGDYAKVEDIKALIEKNPDVKAVYIQASETSTGTFHPIDEIGLMLKEKYPEVVFVVDGITAYGAIDVETDKWNIDIGITGSQKALMLPPGLSILSVSEKALKKIEKSNNRFYYFDILGELKAKWGNYTPAVSLVFGLNAAVKKILDEGLENVFKRHKLLAKATREAVKSLGLKLLSRRPADSLTAVYSPEGIDSSEIIKLMKSYGVEISNGQAHLKGKIFRIAHLGYFDKADILMVISVLEIALKKLNANGNFGEGIKRAMEILSE from the coding sequence ATGAAAAGGTATCTGATGACGCCGGGTCCTACTCCTGTTCCAGAAGATGTGGCTCTTTACATGGCAAAACCCATCGTTCATCACAGAACAGACGAGTTTAAGAAGGTGTTTGATGAGACAAAACAGCTAATCAAGCGTCTATTCAAGACAGAAAACGAGATTGTTATGTTTGCATCAAGTGGAACAGGAGCTATGGAAGCCGCAGTTAGCAATGTATTGAATGAAGGTGAGAAGGCTATCTCTATAAATGCGGGTAAATTTGGCGAAAGATGGGGAAAGTTGATAAGGGCTTTTGGTGGAGTTAATCTTGAGCTGACTTATGAGTATGGTGATTATGCGAAGGTTGAAGATATAAAGGCTTTGATTGAGAAAAACCCGGATGTAAAGGCTGTTTATATTCAGGCGAGTGAAACTTCGACAGGCACATTTCATCCTATCGATGAGATTGGCTTGATGCTTAAAGAGAAGTATCCTGAAGTGGTTTTTGTTGTTGATGGTATAACGGCTTATGGTGCAATTGATGTTGAGACGGATAAGTGGAATATAGACATAGGCATAACGGGTTCTCAAAAAGCATTGATGCTGCCACCGGGTTTGAGTATTTTGTCTGTGAGCGAGAAAGCCCTTAAGAAGATAGAAAAAAGCAATAACAGGTTTTACTATTTTGATATCTTGGGTGAGTTAAAAGCCAAATGGGGTAACTATACACCTGCTGTCTCTTTGGTTTTTGGACTTAACGCTGCAGTTAAGAAGATTCTTGATGAAGGTTTAGAGAATGTTTTTAAAAGACATAAGTTGCTTGCAAAGGCTACAAGGGAAGCGGTTAAATCCTTAGGTTTGAAGCTTTTAAGCAGAAGACCTGCAGACTCTTTAACTGCCGTTTATTCTCCCGAAGGGATAGACTCATCTGAGATTATAAAGTTGATGAAGTCTTACGGTGTTGAGATATCAAACGGTCAGGCTCATCTAAAGGGTAAAATATTCAGGATAGCTCATCTTGGATACTTCGATAAAGCTGATATATTGATGGTGATTTCTGTTCTTGAAATTGCCTTGAAAAAGCTGAATGCAAATGGTAATTTTGGCGAAGGAATCAAAAGAGCAATGGAGATATTGAGTGAATAG
- a CDS encoding ATP phosphoribosyltransferase regulatory subunit, giving the protein MNRIPSGVVLFFEPLSSIRREAENKLISLFKDSGYSEIITPTFVYEDSVSEFLFEPLKNKLFKIVDKNSGQTMILRADITLQITQAVMLGDFDFPVRVCYAQNVYRDIKEYLGKKREFRQVGVELFGIKELDADEEIISLAVEGLKRLGFDDFFVRIGDTYILKELISKYNLSKEKADRLMFLVNKKNLSDIEKEGYEEGLISELKELQERSGFDRDGDGEIFELAKRIQKKFGLSVFCDLFYCEYPMYHHGIAFEILAKDKKLAVGGRYGNITKQLGKYIPATGFAINLDEVSQILFERRK; this is encoded by the coding sequence GTGAATAGAATACCGTCTGGTGTTGTTCTATTTTTTGAGCCTTTAAGCTCTATAAGAAGGGAAGCAGAAAATAAGCTTATCAGTCTGTTTAAAGATAGCGGCTATTCAGAGATAATAACTCCCACTTTTGTCTATGAAGATTCTGTGAGCGAGTTTCTATTTGAGCCACTGAAAAACAAGCTTTTTAAGATAGTTGACAAGAATAGCGGACAGACGATGATTCTAAGGGCTGATATAACGCTTCAGATAACCCAAGCTGTTATGCTTGGTGATTTTGATTTTCCCGTTAGGGTCTGCTATGCCCAGAATGTTTACAGAGATATAAAGGAGTATTTAGGTAAGAAAAGGGAGTTTAGGCAAGTTGGTGTTGAGCTGTTTGGTATAAAAGAGTTGGACGCAGATGAAGAGATAATATCGCTTGCTGTCGAAGGTCTAAAGAGATTAGGTTTTGATGATTTTTTTGTTAGAATAGGCGATACATACATATTAAAAGAACTTATCTCAAAATACAATCTTTCAAAAGAGAAAGCCGATAGACTTATGTTTCTTGTAAATAAAAAAAACTTATCTGATATAGAGAAAGAAGGTTATGAAGAAGGACTCATAAGTGAACTTAAAGAGTTGCAAGAGAGAAGTGGATTTGATAGAGATGGTGATGGTGAAATTTTCGAACTTGCAAAAAGGATACAAAAGAAGTTTGGATTGAGTGTGTTTTGCGATCTGTTTTATTGCGAGTATCCTATGTATCATCATGGCATAGCATTTGAGATTCTTGCAAAGGATAAAAAACTTGCCGTCGGCGGCAGGTATGGAAATATTACAAAACAGCTTGGAAAGTATATTCCGGCTACTGGTTTTGCTATAAATTTAGATGAAGTAAGCCAGATTCTCTTTGAAAGGAGAAAGTGA
- a CDS encoding adenylosuccinate synthase, whose amino-acid sequence MNRLVLGAQWGDEGKGKIVDILTEEADVIVRYQGGSNAGHTVCVSDKTFILHLIPSGILHPEKICVIGNGVVIDPKSFLEEKQTLEDLGIDIGERLLISEKAHLVMPYHKEFDARREAILGSSKIGTTKRGIGPAYTDKHARMGIRVCDLLNLEVLKSKIEENVKEINRLCELYEIEPFDAGKIFDEYRDYAEKLKPYIRNTVYYLNGVFKNKRNILFEGAQGSMLDVDFGTYPFVTSSHPTVGGAFTGTGLPYKALDSVVAVVKAYTTRVGNGPFPSELTNELGQKIRDKGAEYGATTGRPRRCGWLDLVVVKYAAMINGVDEIALTKLDVLDGLDEIEVCVGYEYEGKKIGYIPSQLEEFEKCKPIYKTFKGWDSTKGVLNYDDLPENARKYIEYIEWFVGVKVSIVSTGAKREETIRR is encoded by the coding sequence ATGAACAGGCTTGTTCTTGGTGCCCAGTGGGGCGATGAAGGAAAAGGCAAAATAGTTGATATCTTAACCGAAGAAGCAGATGTTATCGTTAGATATCAGGGTGGAAGTAATGCAGGCCATACGGTTTGTGTTTCGGATAAAACATTTATACTACACTTAATTCCTTCGGGAATTTTGCATCCAGAGAAGATTTGTGTAATAGGCAACGGTGTTGTTATAGACCCAAAAAGCTTTCTTGAAGAGAAACAGACACTTGAAGATTTAGGTATTGATATCGGTGAGAGATTGCTGATTTCAGAAAAAGCTCATCTTGTTATGCCTTATCATAAGGAGTTTGATGCAAGAAGGGAAGCGATACTCGGCAGTAGTAAAATTGGCACAACAAAAAGGGGGATAGGCCCAGCATACACCGACAAACATGCGAGAATGGGCATAAGGGTTTGCGATTTATTGAATTTGGAAGTGTTGAAAAGCAAGATAGAAGAGAATGTTAAAGAGATAAATAGGTTATGTGAGCTTTATGAGATAGAGCCGTTCGATGCGGGTAAGATTTTTGATGAGTATAGGGATTATGCAGAGAAGCTAAAGCCTTACATAAGAAACACGGTTTACTATTTAAACGGCGTTTTCAAGAACAAAAGAAACATACTTTTTGAAGGTGCTCAAGGTTCTATGCTCGATGTTGATTTTGGCACATATCCGTTTGTTACATCGTCTCACCCGACTGTTGGCGGAGCATTTACTGGCACAGGCCTGCCTTATAAGGCTTTGGATTCTGTTGTGGCTGTGGTTAAAGCTTATACAACAAGGGTTGGAAATGGGCCGTTTCCGAGTGAGTTAACTAATGAGCTTGGTCAAAAGATAAGGGATAAAGGCGCAGAGTATGGTGCGACAACAGGCAGACCGAGAAGGTGCGGTTGGCTTGATTTGGTTGTTGTTAAATATGCTGCAATGATAAATGGTGTTGATGAGATTGCCTTAACTAAGCTTGATGTTTTAGATGGGCTTGATGAGATTGAAGTTTGTGTTGGTTATGAGTATGAAGGTAAGAAGATAGGATACATACCTTCGCAGCTTGAAGAGTTTGAAAAGTGTAAGCCGATTTACAAAACATTTAAGGGTTGGGATTCAACAAAGGGTGTGCTTAATTATGATGATTTGCCAGAGAATGCAAGGAAGTATATCGAGTATATAGAGTGGTTTGTTGGTGTTAAGGTAAGTATTGTCTCAACGGGTGCAAAAAGGGAAGAGACAATAAGGAGGTAA
- a CDS encoding histidine triad nucleotide-binding protein produces MCVFCKIVNGELPADKVYEDEKYMAFKDINPKAPVHILIIPKEHIEYLADIDETNKHIIADMAVIANKIAKELGIDKTGYRVLINNGPDAGQEVFHIHMHLLGGKKMAFTV; encoded by the coding sequence ATGTGTGTATTCTGCAAAATCGTGAATGGTGAGCTACCAGCTGATAAAGTTTATGAAGATGAGAAGTACATGGCTTTTAAGGATATAAATCCAAAGGCTCCTGTGCACATCTTGATAATTCCTAAGGAGCATATTGAGTATCTTGCAGATATAGACGAGACAAACAAACATATAATTGCTGATATGGCTGTTATTGCAAACAAGATAGCCAAAGAGCTTGGTATAGATAAGACAGGCTATAGGGTTTTGATAAACAATGGACCAGATGCCGGCCAGGAAGTGTTCCATATACATATGCACTTGCTTGGCGGCAAGAAGATGGCGTTTACGGTTTAG
- the aroQ gene encoding type II 3-dehydroquinate dehydratase yields MKILVINGPNLNLLGEREKSIYGDISLDSIEQRLIDKARMLNVEIEFFQSNSEGEIVNRIQEKDYDGVVMNAAAYAHTSIAIRDALLAVSVPFIEVHISNVYKREPFRHNSYLSDIALGVIVGFGIYGYEYALDYLVKVLRRA; encoded by the coding sequence ATGAAGATTCTTGTTATAAATGGACCTAATTTGAATCTACTGGGTGAAAGGGAAAAGTCTATATATGGTGATATCTCGCTTGACTCAATAGAGCAGCGTCTTATAGACAAGGCAAGGATGCTCAATGTGGAAATTGAGTTTTTTCAGTCTAACTCAGAAGGTGAGATTGTAAACAGGATACAGGAAAAGGATTATGATGGAGTTGTGATGAATGCTGCAGCCTATGCGCATACAAGCATAGCAATAAGGGATGCACTCCTTGCCGTCTCTGTGCCGTTTATTGAAGTTCATATCTCTAATGTTTACAAAAGGGAGCCTTTTAGACATAACTCTTATTTGTCAGATATAGCTTTGGGTGTTATTGTTGGGTTTGGTATTTATGGCTATGAGTATGCATTGGATTATCTTGTTAAGGTTCTAAGACGAGCCTAA